TTTAGAGCATTATTAAGTATACATTCAGAAATTAGAAATAGATGAAAAATAATTTATGTAGAATGTACAATGCAGATATTGTTTACTGCATGAATTATACAGTTATAATTTAATGCTTAGAGACTATTAAGGCTACTAATGTTATTCACCCAAGAGTAGGGAGCAGTGTTTTCTTTATCTTGTCTTGTCCATTAGTTGTTTGACTAATGCTAATAAACAGTGGCAGGTCTATTAAAGTAGGAGTGAGCGGGTGCAcaaactaacgcagggttaattgtaacacggctactttatatatttaaacagggccgagcaatctgttcttttgtaaaatgttttgatgtgttctttttaagatattgaacaaagagtgttttggaggcatggaagaaatttctttatttcatgttttttcAATTTCTAAGCTGGGTGTGTAaatcaccaaatccaaccttatattatttgaatcactgtcttgttacctaacagataacaccattttgaaacatgtcaacaactagtaactgatagctgtgattgaaaacatttttacacagccgggttagttgtaacacagtgttacaattaagccTCAGGCATACAaggataatgaaatgaaaacaatgtaaatactattaatcaaaatgataactgttaataaaatattagagaaaataactgacaattattattttttttgtctaaattgtgcagccctttcaaaaaaatctatttatatgcatttatgcAAAATACAAGagtggttagatgaaggatcatggatgaatgaatgtgtggatatctatctattataagcagatatataaacaatatccacctttagtatatagacagaattgtattgaattatttgtgtttaaactaaattttatTCTTTACCTATTTTCACATTAGATGATTTTCCATTTGGAGGGCTGCACAGTGGATTTCACAGCTCCTCCTCCAGGCTAGGACCTAGTCGCTTCTTCTCCTTTCCCTCAACAAATGgtaagttttttaaaaatggtTTCAGGCTGATCTGCATATCTGCATATACATTGTTAAAACACCCTTATTAATCCTTACAGTAATTAAAATAAAGGTACATTTTGCTTTATTATAGTTTAGAATTTTAAATTAACTAATTAGGGGAAAATATGACATCTGCCAAGAAAGCTTTTGTGAACCAGGAAAAGGAAGATTTATTCTTATGATTTGATTTAACCtcagattaatttttttctgtcatcaATAGTTGATTTCACCTCCTTCTCTTCAATGGGCGGGATGGGCAGCATTGGAGGATCAAACTTTAAGTCTGTTTCTACTTCAACCCGCATTGTCAATGGAAAACGTATCTCCACAAAAAAGTCAGTTTACCTTTCTTTATACTTTTACTGTTATCTTTTTTCTACTGTTATCTTTATTCCATATGTAATGTATTTGTGCAGTTTCAATTGTCAATAACATTTGGCTTTGCATACaccatatactgtaaaaaaagtatGGACATAGTGTCCTTGATGTTACAATAGTTGGCATCGCTTCAaaggcaaaattagctatatagaccaaaaacactttttgtaccaggctgtaaacatatttatttctgttgtacagttgggcattttaacatgggggtctatgagaTTGAGTTgcattacaaaaaacattactagtgtgtgcatcttgagacaaaagaATGGCACTTGACATATGTTAAGATACAGTATGTCAGTACAAggagtttttaaattaagacaaCTCAAACAGGCATgttgggactaggataagctctgtccaggaaactgccccttttTTTGCAGACCAGTACCAACTCAATGTGGCCAGCGCCACCTGctgcctttttttaaaacaacattgtactttctTTGCAAGCTATAAAAAATACGATGGCCTCAGAAATGAAACACTTTATTGTACACACAGCATTAACCCACTTTAATTTATCTGTCTATGCTGCATATTTAAGAAAATGAGTgttatttttaacaataaaatgaattaaaagtttaaatgtaaTCGGTTGAAGGCGGGGTGCGTgttctctgaaagccaatgttgatttttaaaatcaactaaacaaacacgcccctaccccagtAGAATCTGGCTcttttttgatagacccgccccacacattgCAACCCAGGCCatgatgtcagttagtagacacgccccttactgctgattggctacaagtggtACTCGggccgactcccttttccaaagtgcttttcaaaaatcatgcaccccgcctttaagtgtTAAGTAGTTGATTTTGGACAAAAAATTACGCTTTGCCACAATATATAGGCCTTTCATATATTTCAATTTTTCCCACAGGGTCAACGAAAATGGGCAGGAGAGAACAGAGATTGAGGAAGATGGGGTTCTGAAAACTATCCTCATCAACGGTAATCTTTTACCACCAACGAGCAACTAGATTTGCCCAAGTTATTTATTGCTCCAGTGTTTTTATCTAGTTTTGTTCTTATGTTTGGCCATGTTTGTGCGTGCAGGTGTGGAGGACGAGATGGCTTTAGCTATAGAACTGAGCCGTAGAGGAGAAACTAGACAATCCCAACAGCCACGGCTTCGCGCCACTCACGACACCCAACCAAACCCTGCCCTGCGGTCATTCAGCGCCGCCCCTTTCTATCACTGCCCCGATGGCAGCGACGATGAGGAGGACGAAGAGCTGCAGATGGCCCTGGCCTGCAGCTTGTCAGAGATGGAGGCCAAGCAACGAGGAGAGGACATGATTTCAGGTGCTGGGAAAGGGAGGGTAAAGCAACCGGGGGGTGGGAATAGGAGGGATGCTACCCAAAAACCCAAATATGAAAGAGGAAAGACAGATGGTTCAGCAGACAGCACCTCCTCGTCTTCAGAGATTAGAGGGATGGATAAAGGTCTGGATGGAGGTTCAGAAAGCATGCATCCAGAAAATTCTGGTGTGAAGGAAAAGAAAAATGGAAAAATTGTGGCCAATGGGCCTGATGTGATAAAAAAGCGTAGGAAGTGTCAGTGTGTAGTTTGTTAATAAGTCTGCACTGCAGTAAtaatggtgtgtgtgtgtgtgatggtaGCAGTGTTGATCTGTAGCGTGCTTGATCGTATACTGAACTGTGCCCTGGCTTAAAGCTCTCTGTCTGTTGGGTCAGGGCTTATGACATTGCACAGGGATGACAGTACTGAATTTATATTTTCTTCCGGAAGTACTAATAACAGGTgccaatgtgtgtttatattctaCATGGAGTGCTACTCATACACCAGCTTATAATACAATAATACATATATACAGATTTGTGTGGTTCAAAACTATGTTAGAAGTAAGCAATATGGTTGAAAAAGTGGATTACAGTACCTTTAAACCAAACATAAGATCAATATATTAACCTTAAGATTTTCATTTAGATAAATTATAAGATATTGCTATACACGTATGAGCATTGCTGCACTCTATATATCCAAACTGATGCAACCGGTGCTTATTTGGCCACTCATTCCCAATTtgctttacatttattcattacaACAGAAGTTTTGTATGGGGTCAGTGTTTCTGCAAGGCCTGAGATGCAGTATCTTCAACCACAGTTAGTCATTTTGATGAGAGTCATTATACAGAGATGTACATACAGgtttatatatatacttttaaaAGTAGGAAAGAGGTTGTCTCTGTTATGACTTGTTTGGATGCTGTCTAAAACCATATTCAGATGGTAATTGTTTCTCGTGAGGACATACAGTAAGGTATTTTCATCATTTACAGGGGTAGTCAGTGATTTTATTGCCGTCTGAATTCAGAATGTAAGTGTTTTTCTCCAACCACCCGGGAAAAAATTCCTGGCAGAATTACCTACTTCTTTTGACAAACACCAAGGTCGTGTGGTAATTTTATTGCTGTCCGTAAGTTTATAAAAGGGGATCAATGCAAAAgtcattttgcacatttttttaGACCATTGAAAACATTGTAAGGTCATGCGCGTCATGTTTATTCTGCATCAGTGAAGCATCTTTCTTTGAGGGGAATTTAAACATTGACATCTTCATAACTGAAATGATGAGAAGTGTATATGGGGACAATCTTTCATCGCTCTTCTACAGCGAGTGGGAGCTGATGTAAAGagaaaaaatcatgaaaatatttgaaatgtttattatcagctgcaacaattaaaaaaatttattcaatTACACAACAGTATTCCATATACATATAATCAAGTATCCGGGTCATGTGAATGATCATGTAAATAACAACACGTGCAGTGCATTTCCAGGTGTTTCAATGATAAACTCACACACACATCCACTGGAAATTTATCACAGAGGAGgcatgcaaatgtatttttcctCATGAGAAACAATTACTGTCCGAATAGGCCTTAATTCTTTAATGTTCCTGTTGAATGTGATGGAGGAAATGGTTTTCGAAATGGTGATGTAAAATTACaaaagatttgtttaaaaatcccCTTGTAATAAGAATCCAATTATGACTTTGTAAAGAGTTTAAAACTTTTGCACAGATACTCTTAAAAaagtcgctggggtggtactgtaaaaggttcattttcgtacctttatgggtatataacatattgaaatgttgtaccttttggggtacaatagaattcccctttcaaagcctacagcgaacggccggtttggactacagccctctacttcctgctttaatgacgtcagtagaacagttttttcacttaactccgcccacaggaatacgtcagtcgccagctaagctaacggcaagctaagctgctatcgaatcacaacacacttcATAGAACacttttgtaccagttaaattttaggggtacaaaacagttaactgtaacTTTAAATGTACACAATAGTTCCTCAAGATATAGTTATgtacccaaaaaggtacaacatttagtatacctgtaaaggtacaaaacagaACCTTAGGGTAataccccagcgacagaaatgGTACAGTTGTAAACCTTTTTATTCTGTATTAAAGGaaaattgtcattatttactctgCATGTTTTTTGAATCCCCAGTCTCTTTGTTTTtcagaacccaaatgcagatttGAAAAATGTCCTCtgaacacttaaaataaaagtCCAGTcgagttatttatttaacacagtgtttctcaaccctggtcctcaaggacccccttccagaaagttttagatgtctcctaatttaaaacacctgaactaTCTCATCAgactccttccagaatgtctccctaacaagctaataatttaaatcaggtgtgtaaattaaggagacatctaaaacattctggaagggggtccttgaggaccagggttgagaaacactggtcaTTTTAAAGCTTGAAGGGTTTTCCACAAACAGCACTTGTGCATTGGGTCCTCAAAAACACTGAAAGGTATTTTGGAGTTCaaacaacataaggatgagtaaataacagtaaagttttaatttttaggtgaactatccttttaagatAATCACAGTGTCTTTATTGGCTGATGTTTATTAATCTTCGTATATATGCGGTCATCATTAAATGCAGTGCATTATATTGACAATTGACTACAAAAACCTAGAAAAATATATGAAAGTAACAGTAGATCACCGATTTTCTCTGTTTATGAGAATGTGCCAAATAACTGAATGACTGTGAAATTTTGTATGAATCAAAGTGAATAAGTATTGACATAATTTGTGCCTTTTTTGTTATGATTATAATCCATGGCTGTGGTAACCAACGCCATATTTTATGTGCCGGCTTGTGCCGAAGAAGCACATGGTACTCATGTCCTGTTGAATTTATTTCATATTAGCCAGCAGCTGTGtgatttgaaataaataaaaacgttAATGACATAACAAACACTACACAAAGCACAAAAATTTGAATGTCATGCTATGTGAATGTTTATGAACAAGTTGTTTTGTGAATTTATTAAATGTGAAGAGCAATCAAActcatttatttactaaaaattttacttttttatgtttgaaAATGTAATGCGGGGCAACATTGCTGCCTCACGTTGTCAGAACAGAAATATCTTGATTCAGAGAGATGAGTTTGATGCTCAGTGTAATATTTTTGAATTCCATGTGAACAGGAAGTCGCGATTTCGTATTGCGATGTATTTCCGAGTCAAACGAGGAGAATAGTGGGTGGGGCTTGTCTTTTTTACTGTAATTTGATTGGCTATAGAAAAGTGGACGCTTCAATCAAAAATAGAATTTGCAGCAGACTGACAATTGGAGGGGCGGAGTTAAAAAATGCTCCCGCCCAAACCGTCTAGCTTACATCATCAAAGAAGGATCGCCCCTGGAGGGAGAAAGTACTTTTTTGGATAAAATTTATAAGGGCAaatgaatacaaaaatatataacggctatatttctttaaaaaataataactgtcaattttgatttatttcatGGGGACTTAAAGTTTTAATGAAGATAATAAGTGCTGTTTAAGTCAGTGTTAAAGTTGTTGATGcttatattaaaaacaataaacttgaaTGAATCAGTTTTGGTCATAAGCATTCATTTATAGAGAACACTAAAGTATTTTTGTTGATTTCCAGCTTTTTCTCCTGCATGTTTTGCTTGTATTATTGAGTTGAAAGAATAAATCAATGTAGTTTggtttttatttgtaatttgtGAGCTGCAAAGGGTTTTTAGGGGTTACTTCTGCAATCCTCTTCTCTTCTGTTTCTGTTTGCTCTAACTAACTCTGTCATTAACAACACATTCACACCCATGGGTTTTATTTATAAACCTCATGTTCATTTGCATGTGGTATGTTTATGATTTTTACCTGATTCGTTTTCCCTACTGTTGCAGAGTCCGACTTCCAGGCCTTCACAGGCTGACCCATGGCTGCGATCCCCCTCTTACGCCCCCCAGAGGTAAAACGTAGTGTAGACCTCTCTTAGGCACAGAACTTTAGTACAGTTCTTAGATCCTCCTCCCCACTTCCAAAAATAAAACTGAACTCAGTTCATTAAAAATCAATTTGTATAATTATTTTTGCGTGTTTTTATACTCTGCATGATTTGAGTTTATGTTTACTCAAATACTTTAAGTAGGCAATGCTGTAGACTCAAAATTACGAACAATTCTCAATATCAttaatggtgtgtgtgtgtgtggttttttCTCACCAAATGCAACCGAGGGGAAGTGTGTGAGGTAACTAATAATGGATTCATCCATCTGCCCCTAACAGGTGAAGTGTTCCCTGGTGTGCTGCTCTCTCTTTTTGCTTcacttgtctctctctctgcctgGCACACCTGCTGCTCAGACCCTTTTCAAagttttatttggaaaaaaaccCAGGCAACGCTACATAAAGGTCAATAATGTACGTGCtatgtatgtgtgtactgtatacgtatgaatgttggctcaaagagAGAAGACTGAACTTTTTTACATATAAGTTACATTTATGGCCTGCACTGATTGAAACTATGGACTagtaaaaaatatacactttacaataaggttgcattaactaacatgaacaatatagtttttaaaCATGTATTCATTTCttgttaatgtcaatacagtttGTTCTGagcattaattaatgttaacagctACAACGCTtgcttttataaataaatgtattagtaaatgtcaaaaaataacatgaactaagattaataaatgctgtagaagtttagttcatgttagctaatgcataaattaattgttaacaaatataaccttattgtaaagtgttaccaaaaataATGTGTCATATGGATAAAACTCAAACATGAGATTTATGTATAATGGGACTGAAAATGCTGTGAgaatttaaaatctttataaatgatcACTATAAAggtgttattatttattcagaggggtttcttgtgtttatttatattctCAGTATTTTATACTAGCACTGTACAAAAAATAATGTGAGTTAGTATATAAACAACCAATGTTTTTGCATTAACTTATTAAACACATAGTTATCACAGGTTcttaaaatccttgaaagtttgtgaatcttgGTGGAAAAATTCAAGTGAAGTTCTTGAAAATctaaaacaaacggtgctatatagcaccaaaaggggttctttgctcgtaatcatagaagaactgtttttagtgccatatagcaccgttgaagcacctgtgtagaaccatatagtgctatgtagaaccatatgtggtgctatatggcccctatttgGTTCTTCACAGGTGCTtaactggtgcttcaccggtgctatatggcactaaaaacggttctttatgattacgagcaaagaaccacttttggtgctatatagcacagtttgtttttagagtgtagatacagttcattgaaagtgcttgaatctattttatgcaagaagttttctagaaaaaaattccctattattccctgtgtagtgtaggataatatcataaaatttctagccttttaagcacacatgctaaactgttcgctttaaatgcttatatcttctgtatgcaaatgttgatctagagcaaaatgcttttttgcatacactctaaaaaaacaaacggtgctatatagcaccaaaactgttgctttggatcgtaaccatagaagaaccatttttagtgccatatagcaccggtgaagcacctgtgtagaaccatataggggccatatagcaccactatagcaccaaatatggttctacaaagcactatatggttctacacaggtgcttcaccggtgctatatggcaatAAAAATGGTTGTTCTATGATTATGAgtaaagaaccacttttggtgctatatagcaccgtttgtttttagagtgtagttgtgtttgacacatgaaaacgtctcgggttacgtatttAACTGTTGATCCCTGAGAAGgaaacgagacgctgcgtctcctttgccatacttcctgcgtccctgtaacgccgtctttggcaatatttcacaTAGCGATATACTTTCTGGCTCCCGCTTCACCCTGTCTTtatcgttaagcctcaccattggttaaatttgatatacacattcggACGCACTTACGAAAGCGAACTGTTACAATTTATCTTAAAAGGTaatcttgctctcacttgaaatgtgtccccacatttagttttggacctggaaagtccttaaaggtccttgaatttgaagttaactaaggtgtggggaCCCTGTaagcaatttcaacttgtttttataagttatagcaACTCATCACTCATCAAAAGTTGACTTGTACATGACTTCTACAGCCAACGATGCATATCTTCTAATAATGTCAAATTGAAATGTATATAATCATTGTAGTTACTGAAGTATTTGATTTATCATTTTCGTGCTATTTGAGCACCAAACAATTACAAAGATAAGTGATTTTCAAACATTCCCCATTTTCTATTGGTTGGTCAAAAAAGATTATCCCGCCCCAAGCTCATGCTTATTGTTATGTTGACCTGGCTAAGATTTTTGTATACCAGCAGTGTAGAATAAAGTATACTGACATCAAAAAATACACACTTCATCTTTAGCAGTGCTTTGCGTAACAATTGTATTCTTTTGTTAATGAACGGCAGCTGTCTCAATTGGACAGCAGCATTGGTCACAATAAAGCAGAGAGGCAGTATGAAAAGCCACAGACATCAATCGGTGCTGCTACACAGATTCACATTTaatttataacatttaaaaatgataGTCATATATTTCTCTTTTTTGATCATTTTCCAACATATGCTACAGGAATAGACAAAGATAGCTCTCAGTGAATTATTTACAATGAAAGACTGCCCGGACTAGACTGGATGTGAAAGCCTTAAAGGAGATTTTACAGGAACTGTACGATATTACACGTGCCTTCAGGTGATACAGTCCACCAAAACAAAGGACTCTTGTGTGCACACAGTATGTACCCATAGGCTTGACTACATGAGACATATTTTTCGTCTTTTTTGTATATGATACTGTACATTGCAAAGTTAAGAAAgcatttgaaaaacaaaaaatgtaaatgtagagacTCTAAAAGCATTATACTGTCCATCATCAGAGTTTAGGTTGCTTTAAATTACTGCCATAATGTCTCATAAAACCTCTGTTCTCCCTGAAACTCTAGAAGGACTGAAGATTTGGCCCATGTAAAATCCAGCATACATAAATCCTTCATTTGTGATTGACATTTTAAGACTCCAACACATTAAAATTAGAGTTAGCATTGCAGCCATATATTTGCTAGTGTTCTCaaagttaaaaatataatatttcagcagataaatcatttttaaatttacACCCATTTTGGTTTGGATAAACAGACTATAAGTCATTTAcactacacagatttttgtTCAATAAATCAAAGGAAATACATCAACACATGACAGATGCACTGATCAAGCAATGTTATAGGGTCTTttaggggacatttcacaagacttttttaagatgtcaaataaatctctGGTGTTCCCAGAGTATGTAAGTGAAGTTcttgctcaaaatatcatatagataatttattataacatgttaacgTTGTCACTTTGTGAgcttgagcaaaaatgtgtcatattttgggtgtgtccttttaaatgcaaattagttgatctctgcactaaatggcagtgccatggttggatagtgcagattaaggggcggtattatccccttctgacatcacaaggggagccgaatttcaattacctaatttttcacatgcttgcagagaatggtttaccaaaactaagttactgggttgacattttcacattttctaggttgacagaagcagtgggaacccaattatagcacttaaacatggaaaaagacaGATTTTCGTGATATATcctctttaaaggaatagttcatccaaaaatgaaaattattttagttaTTCAAGTCCGTGTAATgtcagatattaaatgtgttttcagtttgtgacaccacagaaaaatgtgattttaaccacccagccaaatttgaatgactAAGAAAAccaccaaataaataaaaataagtttcttggaaaaacaggcaggattctctgctctcaaacACTGGGGGCGTGTCTGCTGTCagcgctgaaaccacgcccactcatgGGAAAGCTGCCGGTATGTTTTAAATActgctacaacctgaatggatgcttgcgattgtgttaggggcgccGCCCAAAAAACCCTGAACACAGATATGTGGTAAAACTCCATAATTCAGTTCAAAGTCAATGGGGCtatttcccggacagggattagactaatcgtagactaaaataaatgtaagagctgtccaaattgaaaacaacttgcactgacatatcttaaaatacatcagtgccctttgtttcgcctcaaaatgcacacaagttatgtttttagtttgtaaaaactagttatattatccaattaaactaaggcctagtcctggcttaaactaatccctgtctgggaaaccacccctatgtgCTTCAGCaaacaattctctgaaatgactttacatagacttgaattattatttactcaccgtCATGTCTATACAATCCTGTATGACTGActttggaatatcatacatcttgcaaattattttggcaaaaataaccaaattcaagtttattttggctagaagtgggttactcacaGCCAGATTTGAAATGGGCACCCATAGATTCCCACAatataaacacaaaaccatttcttaaaatatcttctgttTTTCGCAGAAGTCGTCATGCACAGGTTTTGAAGCTCATGAGGATAAATAAATAACTGTTTGGTTAAACTAGCCCCTTAAAGTATGTAAGATAGACAGAAAAGAAGCATTTAAGCTGAAATGATGATTAGGGTTGCCAGATCTGCGTATCAAAATCAGCCCAATGGCCATTTAAAATCAGTCcaaaagcaccccaatgacgattcacagcccaaataccaacaaCTAATCAACAAAATCTTTCCATCTCTAACCCGCGGAAAAACATCAACCTGCAGAAAAGTAGCCCAATTCAGAAGTCAGCTGAAAGGACGCAGACCTGGCAACGCAGGGTGGCTCACTGAGGAAGGGCTTTCAGAATGGCATTCACTTCTTCTGCCACAG
The genomic region above belongs to Paramisgurnus dabryanus chromosome 15, PD_genome_1.1, whole genome shotgun sequence and contains:
- the dnajb2 gene encoding dnaJ homolog subfamily B member 2, which produces MVDYYDVLGVSRNASPDDIKKAYRRLALRWHPDKNPDNKEESERKFKEIAEAYEVLSDKSKREAFDRYGSADIPSSGSGSSFPDDFPGFTFTFRNPDEVFREFFGGQDPFADFFDDFPFGGLHSGFHSSSSRLGPSRFFSFPSTNVDFTSFSSMGGMGSIGGSNFKSVSTSTRIVNGKRISTKKVNENGQERTEIEEDGVLKTILINGVEDEMALAIELSRRGETRQSQQPRLRATHDTQPNPALRSFSAAPFYHCPDGSDDEEDEELQMALACSLSEMEAKQRGEDMISESDFQAFTG